The region tggtgaatgcaaacaataacaggtagccacacagtcagtaaacgatgctgtctccctccatctctgaacatcactcctcccacagcgctaattattacaacaatcctgctattatcacaaccctggttatttatatcacagtcaggggtcatcctgtatatatttattttgacatttttcagcgatgctgtggtcacaagctgaacagcaatgctgttcgctcatgctgcatgcgccagccttggttgctccaacagtactgtgcctctcacacctgagaatattgcccacgattttttttaaatggcatctgtttacaagagccctgaggaagctaatgtgaaccccgtgtaaccgcgggccatttgaatcgggcctggcaccctatggcgtatatatacaccatgcacACCGTGGGACAtgatactcagggcgtatatatacgccatgcgcagtttaagggttaataaaccacctctagatacaatgaagataagctttaagctgcacaatgaaacttctaaaaGCAGCTGtattgctgctgcctctaatatcaactgggagtctgaaatAGGTGACATAGTGAATATCAACCTTGCAGTGCAAACATGTCTTCACAAAACTTTGAGCCTTTCCTTGAGGtacccttgaggtgttttcggggcttagcgtccccgcggcccggtcgttgaccaggcctcctcattgctggactggtcaaccaggctgttggacgcggctgcttgcaacctgatgtatgagtcacagcctggttgatcaggtatcttttggaggtgcttatccagttctctcttgaacactgtgaggggtttgccagttatgtcccttatgtgtagcggaagcgtgttgaacagtctcgggcctctgatgttgatagagttctctctcagagtacctgttgcacctctgcttttcaacgggggtattctgcacatcctgccatgtcttctggtctcatgtgatgttatttctgtgtgcaggtttgggaccagcccctctaatattttccacgtgtaaattattatgtatctctcctgcctgcgctcaagggagtacagatttaggctctttagtcggtcccaataggacCGTGCTTTTATAGGGtgctttactgagtggattctagcagtaaaggacctctgcacgctctccaggtcagcaatttctccagctttgaaaagggctgtcattgtgcagcagtactccactctagagagcacaagcgttttgaaaagtatcatcatcggtatagcatctctagcgtgaaaagttcttgttatccaacctgtcatttttcgtgcagttgtgacggctactttattgtgttctttaaaggtaaggtcttccgacatgagtacacccagatcctttacattgccttttcgttctatgttgtgATTTGCCTGagctttgtacgtggtttccgtttttatattttcattttttccatagcgcatgagctggaacttatcttcgttaaacaccatattattttctgtagcccatagaaagacctgatctacatctgattggaggtttgccgtgtcctctatgttgcctactctcatgaagatcctggtgtcatctgcaaaggatgaaacagtgctataggttgtgttcttgtctatgtccaatatgaggatgagaGAAAGTACTGGAGCGAGCACAGTACCctaggggactgagctcttcacggttgatgggctggattttattttgttgactattacacattgggttctgttagtcaggaaattgtagatccatctgcctatttttccggtaattccttttgaatgcattttatgtgcaataagaccatggccacatttatcaaaagcttttgcgaaatctgtgtaaattacatcagcgttttgtttgtcttccatagcatctaatgccatatcatagtggtccagcaactgcgacaggcaagagcgccctgttcttaaACCATGTtgaccggggttatggagattctgtgtttccatgtattttgtgatcttacttcttagcactctctcaaacatttttatgatgtgcgatgttagtgctatcggtctgtaattttttgcctctgccttatttcctcctttatgaagtggtgctatctctgctgtttttagtatatcagggataacgccagtatctaggctttgtctccacagaatgtggagggcctgcgatagtgtttttttacagttcttgatgaatatggagttccaagaatccgggcctggtgcagagtgcataggcatactgtttatggcttcttcaaaatccagtgaggatagggtgacatctgatatatgatttgatgttggtatcatatccatgaaaaattcatttgggttatctatctttagtgcgtttaatggctcgctgaaaacagagtcgtaccgcttcctcagtaactcgctcatttctttgttgtcatcgatgaaagttccatctccctttcgcaggggcccgatactagatgtggtttttgatcttgattttgcataggagaaaaaatatttcagatttctctctatttcactgatggccttttgctctctttgcctctcctgggttttgtatgattcttgtggcttgagttcaattgtttctatatctctacctaaccttcttcgccgttcttgagacagggtgcgactctcaagttgttccgcgattcattttcttcgcctatatagggaacgacgttcccgttccaatctgcatctcttcctcttttttcttaggggtatgcggtttgaacatatttctagtactactgagcttattttttccaggcactggttcaggtttgcattttctagctgttcttcccagtttatttctgtgaagtcctggtttatttgctcccagtttatctgtttattattgaagttgaatttgctgaaatctccaccgggaatctggaccggttttgaaggtctattccccatggttgtcataacttcaattaaattgtgatctgagtaacaggtatttgtaatcattatgttcctgatcaattcatcattattagtgaaaatgaggtccagcgtgttctccttcctagttggttctactatttgctggtttaaggcaaacctgtcgcacatccgaagcaggtcatttgcatgtgcctgttcatttaggctacttcctggtattctttctgatattactgtattagccaggtgcttccatttcaggtgccgtatattgaagtccccaagcaggatgatgttcggagctggatttgtgaggctttccaagcagtgttctattttcattagttggtctttaaactgctgagggtttgcctccagtgacttatatacaaggacaataactacatttaggatctctgttttgattatcagcacttccaccatatcatttgaggtgtttagcagctcagtacagatgagtgtgtctttgatgtagaggctgaccccaccctgaagccggtgtttcctatcacatctgaaagattgtattctgagatccatatttcaccatcaaggtggtcctttgtgtgggtttctgttagggctgctaacactgcatttgcctcatgaaggagaccatctataaagtgaactttgttggatttgcgtgcttttataccctggatgttggcaaatataaatgatgttatcgtgttagtggaagtgttggatgccttacttggtgttaatatctgaggctctggtaaggaggccactgtatttgcgtcctctctagcatttgaccgagttggtgatagagtctggtcatttttagccattcttctcctcctcctcttgctaaaaaattatcccggtcgatggagtagtggctgttttcatagtggcagtctgtcggttttattcgcttggtacctcttatatgaaaagctggacattcagcattgtagcactctttcctgtccaaagagttcttgcaaatttctgggtgaaagaattcacagcttttggtacatttacctgtattgaggaggtttctgcacattcaagggtgatcgtacttacatgttccatttgttcttcccgatatcccatgtttacaggtttcccatttgtaataccaacagattttggggccttgttttgtttgtgtccctttgccagggaccgcactctgctgcggcgtccccgacactgtgctctgctccggtgccatcGACACAGCGACAATGTCATGAAGacattgtcaaaatatgcctgGAAATATTTCATGTCCGCCATATCATCACCGTTATATGGGAATAAAGCTGTAACACCAACATCGGTATCATCAAACGTTGGTATTTGAgggcaatcctcccacacaagttcACCAGGGAGTTTGATGTCggcgccaacaccaccacgagcaccaaaaccACGGCTACGTcatctggtggtgctgctggagctgcgtAAGGGTATGCTTGGCGCTGAGGCAGATTTTCGTACCGTAGGCCTACCATAATCACCTGATGTTGAGGGCCCACTGTCGTCATGCTGTGAGACATGCTGTCACCTGCCTCGACGTGTTGCTGAGGCAGCAAAGCTCCGCCTGGTACCACCCCTGCTGTTAGTACTCAGGTCGTCTacactactcgtatcggagccaatgtcactgaagcccgagaaagattcgtcacatgtactgtcactgaataaactagcgtctggggacatacatgatggtggtggtgataacggtgttgacccagggcggtgAGACAGGCCGGGCGAAAAGCGTGTACCATATGCGCTCGCCACATCATCCACTTGCGTCTTTCCCTCACTCGTATCAGACCTCTGTGTCAGatctttctctggatcatagtaCAGGTCATCATCCATAGCATCGTCGTCATACAAAATATCGCGAATCTtctcctcagagagtcgttttccatgagcgcgggtcaccgtggagcgggagctcgtTGACGATGCGTCAGATATGGTTGCTACTTGGGAACTGGGGCTCCTCATGGCCGCGGGGCATGCTGGGGATTTTCTTCAAGATGGCAGACGATCACTGGGGTCCCCAGCCATCCATTCCATACCCACGTCACCGTGCACCACTTTTAAATCGAACGTGAAAAATAGAAATACCCTGAGGCGCATAGCGCACCCCAAGCGTGGGCCTTCAGGcatgttgcgcagttaaagggttaaatattccaaaactaaaagatagaaaaaaaagaggcaatatgatcactacgtacaaaatattaacgggaattgataaaattgataggcaaaaattcctgagacctggaacttcaagaacaagaggtcatagatttaaactaaacaaaggtgccgaagaaaattaatttttttagaAGTGAATAAGAAAATTCATTTTCGCAAACAAGACGGTTGGAatgagttaggtgagaaggtgaaggaggccaaaagcgtcagtaatttcaaagcgttatatgacagagtgcttggAAGATGGGAcatcatgagcatagctctcatcctgtaactacacttaggtaattatataatttatagattgtgtggggtctatgccctcctattccacattccataacatggcatttgttcacattaaattccatttaccaagtggtgctcatacacttattttgtccaggtcttcttgaagggcaggaCAAACATGAATTTATGATTTCTGCCAGTACAATAGTCAGTTCTGCACATGTGGAGCACAATGACTTTGAaaggaaaattattattattaataattatatatcctcCCCAAAGCAATGGAATAGTATAGGAAACACTTATTTAAGACATTCACTGgttgaaaatatatatagaaacagcagtgttaaatgttgaaaacagtCTGGAACTCTGTAAGACATACAAATGACCAATTTTGGGATATGAGTTTTGTGTGAAACATTATTGGAACCAAGGGAGTGCACACAGAGTGGAGAGCGGCAGCAAGTTGTCCATTCAGGCGACGACTACTCCAGTGTCCAGTAGACGTCAGTGCGACACTTGGATGGTCTTCTGCAGTAACGATAAGTGCATTAAATGTACTAGTGCTTTTTTTCTTTGTTAGTTTAGGGATAGGAATTTTAGAAATGTGTGTTTGTAGAACCCTGTGAGTCTTGTGTTATTTTGGACTCATTCACCCACTTTAAGGAGTACTGTAACACGTGGTTTAAACTCCATCACCCTTGCTCCCCGTTAGTAAAGTGATTAAGTGTAGAGACCTTATATTGTAAAAATCCATGCTACATTTGTATATTACCAAGAGAGTGTACAGTAAAATAATGACTAAGCCCAGATTTGTGTGGGACCAATAGTCAGTTCATCCATCATGTTTATGTTTGGTGAAGAGTGTCACTCAATCTCAACAATCCAGTAACGTAATCGTGTGTTCCCATAGTTGATAAGTGTAGAATAATCCGGAGTTCAATAAAGCCCATGTGTGAAGATTTAACCCACAGAGCACTTACTGTCCAACTTAGTCTAAGAATAATTGACCCTTCTCCAATTATCACATATGatacatacatttccttccattatTCATAAGAAAGTAAGGACAGGTATTGTTAATCTGTACTCTCGGGTACGGCTTACAGGCAGCCCTGCTGCTGCAATATGTTACCTAAAAATATTATCCCATACTCCgggatatatttataaaaaatattggcccTTGTGTGAATATGTTAATCTGTAAATAATATTAACTCTGCTCTAGAATAGCTAATGCAAAGAATGTATATAGATATTATGCAATTTGTATTAGAAAATATTTTGACTGAAatattataataaaataatactgaaatattacttttttgttgtaaatacatctagtttaaccaaatattcttttccacaggacaacaagccagaggaatgttcagtgtgttttaacgatTATGATGACAATCAGCTACGGCCTCGCAATCTGCCGtgtggccacacattctgctcccagtgtattgacaatgctatcaagaatggtcagctgtcctgccccagctgccgtgcccAGCACACTGCCACAGCTGCCactcagttcccaattagctatgctgtggaggcttttgttaggaaactcaaaaatatccagctaacaactgaggaagtagtgccaGCAAAACCTTATGAAGGTCCTGCCAAAGGCTTCAGTAAAACGTTACGTTCCATGGTGCAGGAGCAGAACATCATTATCAGCAGCCTCATTACTGGCTGTGAAGAagtactgtcccagctgggggagtatTGGGGCCAGTTGGaggactggaagactcaccacctccagctccaggacagactctatgctctggtagagcaaaacaagtcagcaatgaagctcttagaactggaggataccagtgtggtggatatgacaacacaaggagaggaagggaagactcagctgcaggctATGTTGGGGAACCTTGACACAGTCAACACCCCGGAGGAGGTTGgcacaaccatagacacagctgatggGTGCAAGATGAAGATAGAAGATTggctccagaagtgccaggaactcttcccagatgtcaagactgtccacacctcagtgaaggtactcTGCTAAAGGTCACATTGctctcacccaactgagtgtagtattgccactatataaacacttttgacatggagatacatcaagatgagagttgactttatatataggaaacattttgctctaacacctgaaacatttttattaataaagtcaactgtcatcttgctgtttctctacactgtggtcagtgtagagaaacaccattacttatattggccagttacagtactttactcagagcctgatgctttattatagtccagttactttactcagagcctgatgcttcattatagtccagttactttactcggagcctgatgcttcattatttatttatttatttgtgcatctacaagaaggtacattgggaatgtggggatacataatatggtaattacaatcttgtaaagccactagcacgcgcagcgtttcgggcaggtctttaatctaagaaaattttaagtaggtaaatacttgcaaaatttataaaaaaaatgaaaacagttacatggcaagaaaaaaaaaaagatgagagaaaattgtaggtacagtatattaaagcacataggtagctaagattgattgcaatgacagcttgaatggtagttgacaaaaattggtaggcacaatacagcatatggctagcacataaaagaagacagcaataaacacaatgataaggttgtttgggttaaatacataaaaattaggagattgggtaacactaggtacagagcaaatttaaagctcagtgaagcaaactaagaagatgaaattaggaactttttggttttgcttttaaataaggcaaaagttttacagtttttcaattcactagggagtgagttccatagactaggtcccttaatttgcatagagtgtttacacagattaagtttgaccctggggatatcaaagagatatttatttctggtgtggtgataatgggtcctattacatctgtctagggagagtttcagagcatggtttacatttaagaacagggttttgtaaatgtagttgacacaagagaatgtgtggagggagttaatatttagcaagtttagggatttaaacaagggagctgagtgttgtctgaatgcagagttagttattattctgatagcagatttttgctgggtgatgatgggcttaaggtggtttgcagtggtagacccccatgcacagataccataattaagataggggtagattagtgcataatatagtgagaggagagcggagttaggaacataatatctgattttggagagtataccaactgtcttagagactttcttagttatgtgttgaatgtgggtgctgaagtttagtctcttgtctgggaataggccaagaaacttgccgtcatttttattactgatattaatgttgtctatctgtagctgaattgcatttgatgatttacttccaaataagatgtattaagtcttttcgatgtttaatgttagtttgttagttgacatccataagtggactttttttaattcattattcacaacattatttagtgtatatgggttgaggtctgaatagaaaagggtagtatcgtcagcaaacaatataggtttgagaatattagagacattaggcagctcgtttatatatataagaaatagaagaggtcctaagatactgccctgtggcactccaacggtaattggtagagtggaagaagttgtatcattgatggttacatattggtgtctgtcacaaagataggatcggatgtagtcaagggcaaggcctcggattccataatgatgaagtttaagtaagaggtagttgtgattaccagtatcaaaggcttttcttaggtcaatgaagagtccaatcggaaactcatttttgtcaagggctgagtagattatgtcaaggagactaatgattgcatcgttggtgctcttttgggactgaaagccaaactggcagggggctgagtatgtcgaattttatgaggtaggaattgagctgtttgtaaatatttttttcaaatatttttgatagaatgggtagatttgatattggtctataattgtttatgtccgccggattgcctcctttatggactgacgttactcttgcttttttgaggatatcagggaaggtgtgacactctatagatttgttgaacagtagggctatgggtggggcaagggcatgggaggcgctcttgtaaacaatggacggaatttcactggtgttccctgccttggcttttagagagtgtatgatggacacaacatctgccgggctgattggtgaaaggagaagagagtttggatagctgcctgagagatatgtgttaatatgtgtctgagtctgtgggattttactggcaagattagcacaatccgatgaaaagaaactattaaattcatttgccatttctaaatcagttgacggtatatccccatccttgtagagttttatttggttatgtgagtgttgtttagttcctaggatactagagatggttttc is a window of Procambarus clarkii isolate CNS0578487 chromosome 41, FALCON_Pclarkii_2.0, whole genome shotgun sequence DNA encoding:
- the LOC138373052 gene encoding tripartite motif containing 13-like; its protein translation is MGHHEHSSHPGVHTEWRAAASCPFRRRLLQCPVDVSATLGWSSAVTISALNDNKPEECSVCFNDYDDNQLRPRNLPCGHTFCSQCIDNAIKNGQLSCPSCRAQHTATAATQFPISYAVEAFVRKLKNIQLTTEEVVPAKPYEGPAKGFSKTLRSMVQEQNIIISSLITGCEEVLSQLGEYWGQLEDWKTHHLQLQDRLYALVEQNKSAMKLLELEDTSVVDMTTQGEEGKTQLQAMLGNLDTVNTPEEVGTTIDTADGCKMKIEDWLQKCQELFPDVKTVHTSVKVLC